A section of the Oryza sativa Japonica Group chromosome 1, ASM3414082v1 genome encodes:
- the LOC4324069 gene encoding receptor-like protein 9DC3: MGEMDFGFFFLNFSHNKFTSVGYDVSLPFYIELLDLSFNMFEGPIPLPRDSGTVLDYSNNHFSSILPNISTQLRGTTYFKASRNNLSGTLKEEWFTRLKSMITDFGNETSVMEYEGDQKQIYQVTTVLTNKGSTIMMEKILRTFVFLDVSDNAFHGSIPKSMGELVLLHTLNMSHNSLTGPIPSQLGRLKQMEALDLSSNELSGVIPQELPSLDFLGMLNLSYNRLEGKIPESLHFSLFANSSFLGNDALCGPPLSKGCSNMTLPNVIPSEKKSVDVMLFLFSGIGFGLGFAIAIVGAWGIPIRRRSPARQRAL; encoded by the coding sequence ATGGGAGAAATGGActttgggtttttctttttgaacttttcacACAACAAATTTACTAGTGTTGGATATGATGTCTCCCTACCCTTTTATATTGAACTGTTAGATCTTAGTTTTAACATGTTTGAGGGGCCAATACCTCTACCCAGAGATTCTGGGACCGTTCTTGATTACTCAAACAATCATTTCTCGTCCATACTACCAAATATTTCTACTCAACTCAGAGGTACTACCTATTTCAAGGCATCAAGAAACAACCTCTCAGGCACACTGAAAGAAGAATGGTTTACAAGACTAAAGTCTATGATAACTGATTTTGGTAATGAAACATCAGTGATGGAATATGAAGGTGATCAAAAGCAAATCTACCAAGTGACCACTGTGCTCACAAACAAAGGGTCTACCATCATGATGGAGAAAATACTAAGAACCTTTGTATTCCTTGATGTCTCGGATAACGCATTCCACGGAAGCATCCCTAAATCTATGGGAGAGCTAGTTCTGCTACATACGCTCAACATGTCACACAACTCACTGACAGGACCAATTCCATCTCAACTCGGCCGTCTAAAGCAGATGGAGGCTTTGGACCTATCTTCAAATGAGCTTTCAGGTGTCATTCCACAGGAATTACCATCCTTGGACTTCCTCGGAATGCTAAATCTATCCTACAACAGGCTGGAGGGGAAAATACCAGAATCGCTTCATTTTTCGTTATTCGCCAATAGTTCATTTCTTGGGAATGATGCTTTATGTGGCCCTCCTCTATCTAAAGGCTGCAGCAACATGACATTGCCGAATGTGATACCTTCCGAGAAGAAATCTGTAGATGTTATGCTGTTCCTCTTTTCTGGAATAGGATTTGGCCTTGGATTTGCCATTGCAATTGTAGGAGCATGGGGAATTCCCATTAGAAGACGGTCTCCGGCGAGGCAGAGAGCCCTCTGA